One window of Gemmatimonadaceae bacterium genomic DNA carries:
- a CDS encoding energy transducer TonB — MSMKVRILAVMAFGTLASCRKDGAPNGTFFGVGPRPDILPVILNEDLPFRYPSSLYSKKVQANVTLRVFIDKEGQIVTESTHVAESSGYPPMDSAAVKGSKDLRFVPAKTRGRAVPVSILFPVYFRHPEASPLPGDTILQKGGSGAQPANTNR; from the coding sequence ATGTCGATGAAAGTCCGGATACTGGCAGTGATGGCGTTTGGGACCCTGGCGAGCTGCCGAAAGGATGGGGCGCCGAATGGGACATTTTTTGGAGTGGGGCCGAGACCTGACATTCTTCCGGTGATATTGAACGAGGATCTTCCGTTCAGATATCCTTCTTCGCTCTACTCGAAGAAGGTGCAAGCCAACGTGACGCTCAGGGTGTTCATTGACAAAGAGGGGCAGATCGTGACCGAGTCGACACATGTCGCCGAAAGCTCTGGCTACCCTCCGATGGATTCCGCGGCGGTCAAGGGATCGAAGGACCTTCGGTTTGTTCCGGCAAAAACACGGGGACGGGCGGTGCCGGTGTCGATTCTGTTTCCGGTGTATTTCCGTCACCCGGAGGCATCGCCGCTTCCCGGCGACACGATTCTCCAGAAGGGTGGATCCGGAGCACAGCCCGCCAACACGAACCGCTGA